The following proteins are co-located in the Echinicola sp. 20G genome:
- a CDS encoding RagB/SusD family nutrient uptake outer membrane protein, whose protein sequence is MKVIKIYFLIVSVLLLGACGEYLDVTPDNVGTIDYAFRNRNEAENYLFVCYSTMQQMAGPARNAGFTASGEIIYPTNLTTIQIDDITGFNLIRGTQSAGSPGLNYWDGENYGLAIFKALRRCNLMLENIDKPADLSPSEKNRWIAEINFLKAVYHFYLMRMYGPIPIIDSNLPINSSTEEVRVKRAPVDDVVEYIVGLLDKAAQDLPSSIVRESTELGRATSTIALALKAEVLTLAASPLFNGNPDYVSFRDKEGQALFPSEYDENKWKLAADACLEAIEISESNGGKLYSFNAPGTIGQLSDSLYRVLTIQNAVTEEWDENPELVWALNGYFPYQGFATPRMTSQSVINAFSNPSTFSVPIEMQEIFYTSNGVPINEDKTWDYEGRYSNMVNGDKENRFYIKEGYTTISAHFDREPRFYASVAFDGGIWFGNGVLDQNKAYHVEARGNSSKAGPKDLIRLNVTGYWPKKLVHYQSVYDDGFQQVNFRLPLIRLSGLYLLYAEALNEYQGPTEEVYHYVNLVRERAGLPAVQDAWSSFSKFPDKFTTKEGMRSIIHQERRIELCFEGQVGWDLRRWKELQDVLSKPLRGWSIYDKDPVNYYQPITRVNPVFGLKDYLWPIKSDNLVRNPNLVQTPYW, encoded by the coding sequence ATGAAAGTAATAAAAATATATTTTCTCATCGTCTCTGTTCTTTTATTAGGGGCTTGTGGTGAGTACCTTGATGTGACTCCTGATAATGTCGGTACAATTGATTATGCATTCAGGAACCGAAACGAAGCAGAGAATTACCTTTTTGTCTGCTATTCCACAATGCAACAAATGGCGGGTCCGGCCAGAAATGCGGGGTTTACGGCATCTGGTGAAATAATATACCCAACCAACCTGACCACAATTCAAATAGATGATATCACAGGTTTTAATTTGATCAGAGGAACCCAAAGTGCCGGTTCGCCTGGACTTAACTATTGGGATGGCGAAAACTATGGTTTGGCTATTTTTAAGGCTTTAAGAAGGTGCAATCTCATGCTTGAGAATATTGATAAACCAGCGGATTTGTCACCTTCCGAAAAAAACAGATGGATTGCAGAAATAAATTTTCTCAAAGCCGTCTACCATTTCTACTTAATGAGGATGTATGGCCCAATACCCATCATTGATAGTAATTTGCCAATCAATAGTTCCACCGAAGAGGTCCGCGTTAAAAGGGCCCCTGTTGATGACGTGGTAGAATATATTGTTGGGTTGTTGGATAAAGCGGCTCAGGACCTTCCCAGTAGTATTGTTAGGGAATCCACTGAACTAGGTAGAGCGACCAGTACCATTGCCCTGGCACTGAAAGCAGAAGTGTTGACTTTGGCAGCTAGTCCCCTCTTCAACGGAAATCCTGATTACGTTTCTTTTCGAGATAAAGAAGGCCAGGCCTTGTTTCCAAGTGAATATGATGAAAACAAATGGAAATTGGCTGCCGATGCATGTTTGGAAGCAATAGAGATTTCTGAATCGAATGGAGGGAAACTATATTCCTTCAATGCCCCTGGAACAATTGGGCAATTGTCGGATTCGCTTTACCGTGTATTGACGATTCAAAATGCAGTAACGGAGGAATGGGACGAAAATCCTGAATTAGTATGGGCTTTGAACGGATATTTTCCATATCAAGGCTTTGCAACTCCTAGGATGACCTCCCAATCCGTAATCAATGCTTTTTCTAATCCATCGACGTTTTCTGTTCCAATAGAAATGCAGGAGATATTTTATACCAGTAATGGTGTGCCTATTAACGAAGACAAAACATGGGACTATGAGGGCAGGTATTCCAATATGGTCAATGGAGACAAGGAAAACCGCTTTTATATTAAGGAAGGTTATACTACCATTTCAGCACACTTCGACCGTGAACCTCGATTTTACGCCTCGGTTGCATTTGATGGTGGGATCTGGTTTGGAAATGGAGTGTTGGACCAGAATAAAGCATATCATGTGGAAGCGAGAGGCAATTCTTCCAAAGCAGGCCCTAAGGACTTGATTAGGTTGAACGTAACAGGATACTGGCCCAAGAAGTTGGTTCACTACCAATCGGTATATGATGATGGTTTTCAACAGGTCAATTTCAGGTTGCCACTCATAAGGCTTTCAGGGCTGTACCTGCTCTATGCCGAGGCATTAAATGAGTATCAAGGGCCGACCGAGGAGGTTTACCATTATGTCAATTTGGTGCGGGAAAGGGCGGGTTTGCCTGCTGTCCAAGATGCTTGGTCTTCCTTTTCAAAATTCCCCGACAAATTTACAACAAAGGAAGGTATGCGCTCCATCATTCATCAGGAAAGAAGAATAGAATTATGTTTTGAGGGCCAAGTTGGATGGGATCTCCGGCGGTGGAAAGAATTGCAGGATGTTTTGAGCAAACCACTTAGAGGATGGAGTATATATGATAAGGACCCGGTCAACTATTATCAGCCGATTACCCGAGTAAATCCTGTTTTTGGGTTGAAGGATTATCTATGGCCTATCAAATCAGATAATTTGGTCAGAAACCCAAATTTGGTACAAACCCCATATTGGTGA
- a CDS encoding DUF5000 domain-containing lipoprotein, with protein sequence MKYLNINNLLQWPWALVFVYGMICAACTEIEGIKGPKIDDQTIPGQVSGVEVENTNGAAVIRYQLPNSPNLLYVLAEYEIRAGVKRETKASYYKNELMVEGFEGSKDYEVKLTVVSKSEIKSEPVYTTVHPDIPSYQTVKPTIQISPDFGGFHISAYNEFEKPIGMVLYRNEKNVSGEYPVISQYFTDSDSISYSVRGYDSIPHNLGMYITDQFGNVSDTLFYTVKPYFEQLLDKQDFFVYPLESDSEIGYGWSLPYLWDTKTDVYSTGWHTNPGGDIPMICTFGIGQLAQLSRFEIWARPGEFTYGHGNPKEFSLWGANVDNPGDAELPVYAPVGTEIGDWTNLSNYHFPDPPSGFPPGAVTEEDEAFIAQGVNFNIPVDAPPAKFLRIAVSETWSGGDFAHIMEVSVFGNPLD encoded by the coding sequence ATGAAATATTTAAATATAAATAACCTTTTACAATGGCCTTGGGCATTGGTCTTCGTTTATGGAATGATATGCGCAGCCTGTACGGAAATCGAAGGAATAAAAGGACCCAAAATAGATGACCAAACAATTCCAGGGCAAGTTTCGGGAGTTGAAGTAGAAAATACCAACGGGGCCGCCGTGATACGTTATCAACTTCCTAATTCGCCAAACTTGCTATATGTCCTTGCTGAATATGAAATCAGAGCGGGTGTAAAAAGAGAAACCAAGGCAAGCTATTATAAAAATGAGCTAATGGTGGAAGGGTTTGAAGGAAGTAAGGATTATGAAGTTAAGTTAACTGTTGTAAGTAAATCCGAAATCAAAAGTGAACCTGTTTATACTACTGTCCACCCTGATATACCTTCTTATCAAACAGTAAAACCAACCATTCAGATTAGCCCTGATTTTGGAGGGTTCCATATTTCTGCATACAATGAGTTTGAAAAACCTATTGGTATGGTACTGTATAGAAATGAGAAGAATGTCTCAGGGGAATATCCCGTAATTTCCCAGTACTTTACTGATAGCGACTCGATTAGCTATTCCGTAAGGGGATATGATTCAATTCCCCATAACTTGGGAATGTATATCACTGATCAATTTGGCAATGTTTCTGATACACTTTTTTATACGGTAAAGCCATATTTTGAACAGTTGCTGGACAAACAAGATTTTTTTGTCTATCCACTCGAAAGTGACTCGGAAATAGGATACGGTTGGTCTTTACCTTACTTATGGGATACAAAAACGGATGTTTATTCTACTGGCTGGCACACTAACCCGGGAGGGGATATCCCTATGATCTGCACGTTTGGGATTGGCCAACTTGCCCAGCTTAGTAGGTTTGAAATTTGGGCAAGGCCTGGAGAATTTACCTATGGACACGGTAATCCCAAGGAATTCAGTTTATGGGGAGCTAATGTGGACAACCCTGGAGATGCTGAGTTGCCTGTTTACGCACCTGTGGGAACGGAAATTGGAGATTGGACCAATTTATCAAATTACCACTTTCCCGACCCTCCTTCTGGATTTCCTCCCGGAGCTGTTACTGAAGAAGATGAAGCTTTTATTGCCCAAGGGGTTAATTTCAATATTCCAGTGGATGCTCCTCCCGCTAAATTCCTGCGGATAGCCGTGTCCGAAACCTGGTCAGGTGGGGATTTCGCCCATATCATGGAGGTATCAGTTTTTGGAAATCCTCTCGATTAA
- a CDS encoding DUF4998 domain-containing protein, with the protein MNNITKLLAVTLTCLQLISCNVPNLDYGEPLTYPGAVDSLKYNPGNRRVELNWFTSSDPTITSYGIFWNNGSDSLMVESDEINPSEKAGVIVSGLMETLYGFSVYSYDSKGNRSIPKEINNVRIYGEKYIEGLINRKYNAAKPYVDNGDGSVTLQFIAPDTVNVNTEIVFTDISGEEQVLNLEAEENNLLLPNYKSGTSVKYRSSYLPRTGAIDTFKVQEYSTFPEIAVLQELDKELFKAVGLPNDIEAYDSQTTLDQLWDGDGIGADYPNIFHSNGDRPLPHHFTIDLGKNYSTLAEMEIIGRPCCHNPVKFEIWGIESLEDASTVLPGNDPEWQDEAISKGWKLLQDVDRADDGVAPFKVILKDNSNIRYIRLRVKSVASGETSYSNLSELTFWAK; encoded by the coding sequence ATGAACAATATAACGAAATTATTGGCGGTCACGCTTACTTGTCTTCAGCTCATAAGCTGTAATGTGCCAAATTTGGACTATGGAGAACCATTGACTTACCCTGGAGCAGTGGACTCCTTGAAGTATAATCCGGGTAACCGACGTGTTGAGCTTAATTGGTTTACAAGTTCGGATCCTACAATAACCTCTTATGGAATATTTTGGAACAATGGATCTGATTCTTTAATGGTAGAAAGCGATGAGATAAATCCTTCTGAGAAAGCTGGGGTCATCGTGAGTGGTTTAATGGAAACATTGTACGGGTTTTCTGTTTATTCCTATGATTCAAAAGGGAATAGATCCATACCCAAGGAAATTAACAATGTCCGTATTTATGGTGAAAAATATATAGAGGGGCTTATCAATAGAAAGTACAATGCAGCAAAACCATATGTTGACAACGGTGATGGATCGGTAACATTACAGTTTATTGCTCCGGATACGGTTAATGTAAACACTGAAATTGTTTTCACTGATATAAGTGGAGAGGAGCAGGTCCTTAACTTGGAAGCAGAAGAAAACAACCTTCTTCTCCCAAATTATAAAAGTGGAACGTCAGTAAAATACAGGTCATCATACCTACCGAGAACAGGGGCAATAGATACATTCAAGGTTCAGGAATACAGTACCTTTCCGGAAATTGCTGTTCTTCAGGAATTGGACAAAGAACTGTTCAAAGCAGTTGGTTTGCCTAATGACATAGAAGCCTATGATAGCCAAACTACATTAGACCAACTCTGGGATGGAGATGGAATCGGAGCAGATTATCCCAATATTTTTCACAGTAACGGGGATAGACCACTTCCTCACCATTTTACGATTGACCTAGGGAAGAATTATTCCACCTTGGCAGAGATGGAAATTATTGGCAGGCCATGTTGCCACAATCCCGTGAAATTTGAAATATGGGGCATAGAAAGCCTTGAGGACGCTAGTACCGTTTTACCGGGAAATGATCCCGAATGGCAGGATGAGGCGATTTCTAAAGGATGGAAGCTGCTCCAAGATGTGGACAGAGCAGATGATGGTGTCGCCCCATTTAAAGTTATCCTGAAGGATAATAGTAATATAAGGTATATCCGTCTCAGGGTAAAAAGTGTGGCAAGTGGCGAGACTAGCTACAGTAATTTGAGTGAGCTCACATTTTGGGCCAAATAG